One Electrophorus electricus isolate fEleEle1 chromosome 10, fEleEle1.pri, whole genome shotgun sequence genomic region harbors:
- the efna1b gene encoding ephrin-A1b, producing the protein MEFLWLLCVVLSAWRASAERHSVYWNSTNPSFLWDDYIVQVRINDYLDIICPHYKRGEVLAQEAERYVLYMVEREDYESCKALSFDQLRWECSRPFATHAPEKFSEKFQRFTPFTLGKEFRPGESYYYISKPLHHHGQECLRLRVDVAGHHSSKNHKKEEEAEEGRRDRISTGGVHNPSNRLPADDPVAMVPVVQRSVGSSATAAVATPASAFVVTLAAIFLLLQH; encoded by the exons ATGGAGTTtctgtggctgctgtgtgttgtgctgagCGCCTGGCGCGCGTCAGCGGAGCGACACAGCGTGTACTGGAATAGCACCAACCCGag CTTCCTGTGGGACGACTACATCGTGCAGGTGCGCATCAACGACTACCTGGACATCATCTGCCCACACTACAAGCGTGGTGAGGTGCTTGCCCAGGAGGCCGAGCGCTACGTCCTGTACATGGTGGAGCGGGAGGACTACGAGTCATGCAAGGCGCTCTCCTTCGACCAGCTGCGCTGGGAGTGCTCGCGGCCGTTCGCCACCCACGCGCCCGAGAAGTTCTCCGAGAAGTTCCAGCGCTTCACACCCTTCACGCTGGGAAAGGAGTTCCGCCCGGGAGAGAGCTACTACTACATCT CCAAGCCTCTCCACCACCACGGTCAGGAGTGTCTGCGATTACGGGTGGACGTGGCGGGACATCACA GCTCCAAGAACCacaagaaggaggaggaggctgaggaggGGAGGCGTGACAGGATAAGCACAGGAGGAGTGCACAACCCGTCCAACCGGCTTCCAGCAG ACGACCCCGTCGCAATGGTCCCCGTCGTCCAGAGGAGCGTGGGCAGCTCGGCTACTGCCGCCGTGGCAACGCCTGCCTCTGCCTTCGTGGTGACGCTTGCTGCCATCTTCCTCCTGCTCCAACACTAA
- the slc50a1 gene encoding sugar transporter SWEET1: protein MDFLQFLSCACVVFTVGMFSTGLTDLMKMRATESADNVQFLPFLTTCLNNLGWLYYGMLKKDSTLMIVNFIGASLQSLYIFTYFRYAKEKRRVLLQTLVLACVLCVAWVYFSMVVPQGDTQLSQLGLACSVFTVSMYLSPLTDLVEIVRTRSVERLSFPLTVATFFTSTSWTLYGLQLQDFYIMVPNTPGIVTSLIRFFLFWHFGAVSRDSLPYRLIQT, encoded by the exons ATGGATTTTCTGCAGTTCCTGTCATGCGCGTGCGTCGTCTTCACCGTCGGAATGTTCTCCACGGGACT GACCGACTTGATGAAAATGAGAGCGACTGAGAGTGCAGACAACGTGCAGTTCCTGCCCTTTCTTACGACGTGCTTGAA taatcTAGGCTGGCTGTATTATGGCATGTTAAAAAAGGACAGCACATTGATGATTGTTAATTTCATCGGAGCCTCCTTACAGAGCCTGTATATCTTCACCTACTTCCGTTATGCCAAAGAGAAG AGGCGTGTGCTCCTGCAAACGCTGGTGTTGGCGTGCGTGCTGTGTGTGGCCTGGGTGTATTTCAGCATGGTGGTCCCGCAGGgagacacacagctctctcagCTTGGTCTGGCCTGCAGTGTGTTCACCGTCAGCATGTACCTGTCGCCGCTCACTGACCTG GTGGAGATCGTTCGGACCCGCTCCGTGGAGCGCCTATCCTTCCCACTCACTGTTGCTACGTTCTTCACCTCTACCTCCTGGACCCTGTATGGCCTTCAGCTACAGGACTTCTACATAATG GTGCCCAACACGCCAGGAATCGTAACGAGTCTCATTCGCTTCTTTCTCTTCTGGCACTTCGGAGCCGTCAGTCGAGACAGTTTGCCTTACAGACTCATCCAGACCTGA